The Alkalihalobacillus sp. TS-13 genomic interval TAATGCACCCAGCAATTTCAGAACGTTCATCCACGATTCCAACCTTAGAGGTGGGGATGTTCTGGCTGGGCAGACCGGAGCTCGCTACTCTTGCAAGATCCCTCAACAAGGTTGTCTTTCCAGACTGGGGCGGACCGATGATCAACGTATTCAGCCACCTTTTATTAAAAAGCAAAGGGGCGACTGGGTCGGCAATCCCTTCCTTATGACGCGCAATACGGATATTAAAGGAACTGACCTCTTTGATCGCTTTGACTTGTCCTTTTTCAGTAATGACCTTTCCGGCAAGACCGACACGGTGACCGCCTTTGATCGTGATGTAACCCCTTTTCAATTCTTCCTCAAACGCATACAAGGAAAATTGGCTTAACTTGTTCATAAGTTGGACCCCGTCTTGGAGTGTCACGATATAAGGACCTCCACGGCTGCTTTTGAGGTACGTTGGATGGCCTTCACAAATGATTTCAAGCGGGCGGTTGAGACGCACTCTTACTTCCTCTACAGCCATTTTTGGGTCATTAAGATATGGGCGGAGGAGATATTGCAATGAGTCTGGCAACATATCGAGAATTTCTTCCATGGTAAATCCCCATTTCTTTTATGGGCTTGTTCTCAAT includes:
- the spoIIIAA gene encoding stage III sporulation protein AA; translated protein: MEEILDMLPDSLQYLLRPYLNDPKMAVEEVRVRLNRPLEIICEGHPTYLKSSRGGPYIVTLQDGVQLMNKLSQFSLYAFEEELKRGYITIKGGHRVGLAGKVITEKGQVKAIKEVSSFNIRIARHKEGIADPVAPLLFNKRWLNTLIIGPPQSGKTTLLRDLARVASSGLPSQNIPTSKVGIVDERSEIAGCIKGVPQHNLGNRIDVLDSCPKAEGIMMMIRSLSPEVIIVDEIGRLEDSEAILEAMNAGVQMIMTAHGYSIENVLNRPTIKRLLDIQLFDRFVEMSHHSSSNRIKKIRDSAFKVLEFQKERSLS